TCCTGATAGTTGTTATTCCGAATCGCCATCGGCGGCCCAGAGATGTTGTGCTGCGTAGGCTCGCCAGGGTCTCCATGTTTCGGCCCTGCTGTGGAGCTGCTTCGCCGTCAGCACATTGCCTGTCACCTTCTTCGCTCCGCGCAGCAGACCGATATCCGATGCAGGAAAAGCGTCTACCTCTCGCAGAGCTCGAAGCGCGATGTACTGTGCCGTCCATTCCCCGATTCCGGGAATAGCTTTCAAAGACGCAATAGCCTGCTCCATCGAACTGGCGGACTGGAAGATCTCAGGAGACTTCGCCGCCGCGCGTGTCACCGATCGCAAGGTCTCAAGCCTGGCTGCGGGCATGCCAAGGCCAAGTGACGACGCCTTTGCGAGGTGCTGCGCCGCAGGAAAGGCATGCGTGAGATCGGGATGCATACCGTTGGCAGACGGCAGGGTCCTGCCATGCAGCTCAACCAGCTTGCCTGCCAAACGCCTCGCCGCGGCCACACTTACCTGCTGCCCCAGCACAGCCCGGATCGCGAGCTCAAAGCCATCCCATCCTCCCGGCGCACGCAGCCCCGGCCTGCGGGCTACAAATGGTGCAAGCTGCGTATCGCGGGAAAGATGTTCATCGATTGTGCCGATATCGACATTCAGATCGAACTGGCGACGCACCCGATGCACAATCGCAGGCAGCGCCTTCACGCTGGGAAATTGAATCGTGACACACAGGCTTTCGCGCCTCGGCAGATGTTTCACCGCAATCGCACCCAGCTCTCCATCAAGCTCAATGACGCGGTGATAGACACGATTCGCAACCACCTCCACCCCGGGGATCGCGCGTGCTTCAAGAAAATGCAGCATCGCGTCCCAATCGTAAGGCGGCCGGTAGCGCAGCCGAAGCATCGTGCCGGCGTCTGTTGCCACCACACTCGACCTGCGCCGCAGCGCACTGGGAGGGCGCTTAAAGAGATTCTGAAAGACCTCATTGAATCGGCGCAAACTGCTGAAACCCGAGGCCATTGCCACTTCCGTCATCGGCAGATCTGTATCGTGAATCAACTGCTTCGCGAACAGCACACGACGGGTCTGCGCCACGGCGATGGGTGACGCTCCGAGATGCTGTAGAAACAGCCGGCGTAGCTGGCGCTCGCCTACACCAAGCCTCTCGGCCAGGGTTTCAACCGTCTGCGCTTCACCATCCAGCGCGCCTTCTTCGATCAGCGCCAGCGCGCGAGAGACTGTGCTGCTTGTTCCCTGCCATGCCGCAAGCTGAGGCGCTGTCTCAGGGCGGCAACGCAGGCACGGACGGTAGCCGGCCTCCTGCGCCGCAGCGGCCGAGCCATAAAACGTGCAGTTCTCAAACTTCGGCGTACGCGCCGGACAGACGGGCCGGCAATAGATTCCTGTGGATTTGACGCCCACATAGATCTGACCATCGAACCGTGCGTCATGACTCTGTAGCGCCTTGTAAGCAACCGCCTTATCGGGGACAACCATGCCTTGAGTGTCTCTTGCCTACGCCCCGAAATACTCGCGGAATTCGGACATCAATGGAAAAGAAGGATGTCCATGCGTAACGTCATGCCAGGCGATCGTAGAAAGAACGAAGCAGAAGGCTCCCGACTTGCGTAGCGAGAGCATTTTTCTGTTGCTGGGTATTCCGGAAGGGGCGTGCAGCAACGG
This genomic window from Terriglobus albidus contains:
- a CDS encoding DNA-3-methyladenine glycosylase 2 — encoded protein: MVVPDKAVAYKALQSHDARFDGQIYVGVKSTGIYCRPVCPARTPKFENCTFYGSAAAAQEAGYRPCLRCRPETAPQLAAWQGTSSTVSRALALIEEGALDGEAQTVETLAERLGVGERQLRRLFLQHLGASPIAVAQTRRVLFAKQLIHDTDLPMTEVAMASGFSSLRRFNEVFQNLFKRPPSALRRRSSVVATDAGTMLRLRYRPPYDWDAMLHFLEARAIPGVEVVANRVYHRVIELDGELGAIAVKHLPRRESLCVTIQFPSVKALPAIVHRVRRQFDLNVDIGTIDEHLSRDTQLAPFVARRPGLRAPGGWDGFELAIRAVLGQQVSVAAARRLAGKLVELHGRTLPSANGMHPDLTHAFPAAQHLAKASSLGLGMPAARLETLRSVTRAAAKSPEIFQSASSMEQAIASLKAIPGIGEWTAQYIALRALREVDAFPASDIGLLRGAKKVTGNVLTAKQLHSRAETWRPWRAYAAQHLWAADGDSE